Part of the Melitaea cinxia chromosome 14, ilMelCinx1.1, whole genome shotgun sequence genome is shown below.
tgctacatcagctatctaccagtgaaagtcccgtcaaaatcggtgcaatgttttagagattagattaggaacaaacagacaatcagacagacagacagtcagacagacagacagacatacaaaaattataaaaaatgttattttggtatatgtaccgtgtatacatccatatgcatttagtaaaaagcggttattttaatattaccaacagacattccaatgttatttatttgtatagatgagatgattaactaaaattttctaaaattgaaatgtatgaATTACGATATTAATGATTTTACTATATACCTGTTATTTATgatgttatttattacttacaattataatatattacttttaaatttattaatataaaacacgATAATTTgaatacatggaaataatatttGGATTTTGATTTCAATTCCCAAGTCCTAGTAGCGGTACAAGAGACGGCCAGATATTGAAGGATTTAATTGCATTTGGGAAACTTGGGGTAAATTGGTTTTGTTAGTTGATTTGGTCTCTGCATTGGCTTTCCCAGGCCGTCTCAGGACAGTTATTCCATTAATCTTCGATTTTTGTCACACTGTTCACTGACTTGTACAGAAGTGATTAATTAAATTCTcacaaattttaaagaaaagtcTTCttaaaggtaaatatttttttaaatttatttatgaattttcaattgaaatttgtatgaaaggaaaaagaaaataaaaggaagagagagtaaaaatatttaaaataattataatcagaTAGTGTTGCATGTATGgtctaaaaattacaaatttttatatgaacTATATATTAAGTAAGTTGAAATAGTGCTTATGCAATATAACATTATAGAGATTTAGAAGATTTCAATTTTAGCCTACCCTCATTCTTATTGATAGAATGTAAATATAGTCTACATGTCAATTTGTGTATTAAATCCAGTGTGAATAAATACTGTAATGTTATTTGAATTTTGTGATCAAATACGTTATTTCATACTTCATTGGTccatataataagaaaaaagacgCAACAATATTGGTTACTGtctgtaaaattaatattatatacccGAATCTATAGGAAATTGTGAATACTATTGGAACCAGTTTCTCTCTCAGTGATTTTGTAAATCGTAAGATAAtagagtaaaatttatttatttcgttttttttaaccCGATGAGTGAAAATAGGTATAATTATAGTGAATTTTGGGTTATAAATTGATGAAACGATGTGGATCAAGTTTCTTTACgcttgaatataataaatgaataataaacaaacgcttcacaGTCAACGGCCTCTACTAGGATTTTCTCctatgtcgggggtccggaaacacacacaatatacaagcacaaatgcccagaccacgacaaaaatctatatggccaatacaaatatctgtcgtgagcggggatcgaacccgcgaacgCCAGCACAACAGTCAGTACACAGTAGTCATGACCGATGCGTCAACGCGTCGTGATATATCAAGCAAGCAAGAAGACGCTGAGAAAACAAATGTCCTTAGAATATAACTGTTTCCCGATTCTCTTACAATTGATGAAGGGAGGTAAAATGTTTCTATTGTATTAGAATTAAGTGGTGTAAAATCTATAGTAATACTAGCTGGccccccgcaaacgtttctttgccatatatgttattaacccgctttatccccctcccccccttataacttaggggtatgaaaaatatatgttggccgattctcagacctacccgatatgccaacaaaattttattaaaatcggtcgagccgtttcggaggagttcaatgtttaacaccatgacacgagaattttatatattagactagctgaccccgcaaacgtttctttgccgtatatgttattaacccgcttaatcccccccccccttataacttaggggtatgaaaaatagatgttggccgattctcagacctacccgatatccccacaaaattttattaaaatcggtatattagataataaagctgaaaattttgtttgtgtGTTGCGGGCGCTATTCTTAGGAACTACAGGTACgaattggaaaattattttagtctTGGGTAGCCCGTTTATCGAGGAATGGTacaggctatttttttcctcagaataatgcatatttaaataaaataatgtttaatactaTAGAAACGAACACTTAAAGCTTGTGTTTTAATAGTTGACTAACTCATAGAGATTGATTTGAGATTTCAGGATTTTATATTCTGTAAcggtatgaaataataataatactaatacttGTACTATGAATGTGTACATTAGGTAGTAAATATACACATTgcatctatatatgtataaattttgtatatttatttttcttttatttatttgggaaacTATATTGTTAGACATCAGATACagttaaatttcttaaaaaacacatttatcaataaagtttccactaacaaTTATAAACAGATATATCATTTGAAAGATCCTAAGTTCACGGGAATCACCcttgtaggttttgattcccttgcgagtatCGAAAATTTGAATCATAAACgcttgtatcttttttttatgtcactaggtcggcaaacaagcgtaacggctcacctgatggtaagcgattaccgtagcttatagacacctgcaacatcagaagcatcgcaagcgcgttgccgaccctgccccaatccctccaggagctcttgtcaccttactcaccaacaggaacacaatactgcttgaaaacagtattattttgctgtgatcttctgtaaggtcgaggtactaccccagtcgggctgctccaaattttgagccggaaattcctgctgtgccctacctcagttttgtTTGCGTTGGCTtcaaagtttgattttttcacagctctaaaATACACTAGACTTGTGTAAttaatatgaatttcagcttgatacctccacgcgtttcCTCCGCTTCCTCACGCGAGAAAAAAGGTCTcgacaaacagacggacaacaaagtgatacTATAGGGCTTTCACATTTTTTGCCTCCCTAACAAATACACGAAATGAGCCGTGAATTAACCTGACAAATGCTATGTACTTCACAAATTCGATGTTTACGAAGGAATATCTGAAATACTGCAgacaactaaattaaatattcgtAGCTCGTACTAGAGAAATATTGAAGATAGGTACCCATTAAGGTAGCAACAAGACCAGTTATTTAATATtcagaaaagtaaaaattgcaAACGAAACTGTTTGGAAAATTCCTGCTCATATTATAAACTCAAAGGAcactaaagaaaaattaagttacCTCTTTAAAAATTCCTataacaacgccatctatcagcGAATAGCAAAACTATTTACAAACTAAAGTAAATCCTGCGCAAgcaaacaaattaacaaatagTACTTTATCGCGACACCATCTATAGGAATCTGGTAAAAATACTTCGGTGGCTATAGACTAAATGATGTTACTATAACGAGCTGTAATATCCACTAGAAGGCAGTAGAAGTTTATtctgtgatcccatttaaatttgaacgatatattaactttttttgagtaatctttgataatgcatatttacttaactattttttcgtctatctacgttgtattacttgtcgatataattaagtCGTCTTTTTTTTCGAGCAAATACTATTTCGCAGCAGCGTGTTCGGTGTTATAAAGCTAGCCTTGTGGTTACCAACCCACCTGGCCAACGttgtgactacgggcaaaacccTTATGAGTTCACTGCAGAAATTTCGACCCTCCGTTCCCGGTAGCCCCACTATGGCCGGCTACAGCAGCGGTCATGGTAACGATGAGGCGGAGGGTGCTAGGAATCAGAGGGTAATGGGAGACTGCCACCCAACACACCTGGAAACGCTTAATGGACGTACTCTACGGCTGGACTCCGAGCACTTGTTTAACTTTCGTGATGAGCTTTCCCAAAgaggcgtcggttttctggtccacaagactcaCTAGCAACATTGTGGAAGTCAGCAGTGTGTTGCCCTggtacttaaactcactgacagaTACTTCATGAAAGTGATACAGATATATGGGAACTCGGTATACTCTAACGACgtagtcgaagccttgtatgaggATATATCAAAAGCCATACATAGCTACTTCGTCCTTCTACAACCTCGTTAtaggagacttcaacgctaaaatGGGCAacgccaatgaagtataacttcttacgtacgcacataagtacacacacactttttgtgTATGTCCAACTGCGCTTGTATTGTTTCACTGACTGTAAAAGGCTGTTATGTGACGTAGGGCGGAGAGGAAAGAGACGGAGGAGAGGCGAGGTGTGGTGAATAGTGAGTAAGGAATGGAGTAGCAGGCCATTCCTTGCGGCGAGAGCGGTGTGATCGGACAAGAATCAATATTAATCAAGAAATAAATCAAGTAATTGCCAGaacgtttttatttgtaacttctTGACTATCGGCGTtagataacatttaaaaaaataatgatttggTTTGTCACGATAGATGGTAAGTTGTTTCTAATGCCctacatttattgtttttattactaaaaaattaaaagcgaGCAATAAAGTTAAACAATTGGATGAAGGCTGGAACTATGTAAAAATGTAGGTATAGGTATCTTGTAaagagaagaagaaaataaaatttaaatttaaataagccttaaataaaaattaacggaAAGAGactatattgttaatttatttaaaatatcataatacaattttttatttttgtacgctGTTGtcggccattctccgattagcaaatttttcgtgtccgggcttgtttaaaccgtaatatcataatattcaaccatgcacttttttatatattttagatagcatccgtacctagctgtaaaaaaaatattggcttctgttttaagtaattaagactaaattaatttaacttatgttcaaaaaacctctgttctctaattaccgtggcgtgtccgcacaccaacttaatcttaaaacttgcttgtaatttttatagcgtatagatttactttgatccattcaacgttttaaacgatattaagcagcgtctatcgcataacaaaatatcaactcaatagaaccagtctacaaataattattatgaagtaatcgtatgtccaatggaaacttctaattaccgtaacatctgctgttctcgagtgcacatccctaaataaaagtatttggcacatcactaccgtacgcatcgcgtctactcagtgtgtaccgaggtccatcagcagttgtatgactctcatgttagtgtaccgccaatgaagcacgtgagtatataattaccgtagccttggttaaaaacttttctaattaccgttgttcttattttaatactagatttttaagatagacccaagttgatcatgtaaatggagacagtactttggcctccgtacgttgtaataagctagaatttgtatactgtgtcggtttgaaacatttttatgaaaatgtatcgttttctaattaccgtatactagttaccatatgtttataattaccgttgtatgaaaaagtaatacttgtttaccgcggttttcgttgattattattattattgtccgtaaatatgtctatattatatgctgaccattcatcaaattatttaatttataagataggaaaacctaaaaagaccaaagaggaagttaaagaaaatagaaggcttgtcgcgcgacaatgccgagaacgaattaaaaatgcctctttttgtattagcaatcaaaaaaaaaaaaagagagaagggtacaataaaaaaaaaataaaaaaatactgcctatctgcgaaatgtcaccaaaagccggaagaaaactcaaaaaagaggtagagaaaatttcagagcttactataaaagacaaaaggaaaagggaaaattgaaaacaatcgaggaagaagtgaccttagatatagaggtgcttgataacaatataacagatcctcttgaaactttgtcacaccacatctcaatgatttatcatactcgttgcgctaaaaagtacactaaaagagtacaaaattgtcccgaaaatcccaaatcaaaaaaagaagataatcagcaagacgatttttttctgcagtcgacttcttttgaaaaagaattagttcccttgaagaagacaccaaattttaaaccttctttaaccacatcaacgccgcgtccatctagtgctctgtcatcatcttctactgaaagtatgttattttattattaatcaataataagcatttgaccgaaaataaagatacaagtgtgaatattacggaacgagcATCTTCCTTGTattcaacaccaacttcaccatcttcaaagataactgtcgagaaaccgatacgtaaaaaaatctcactcttattgttatttagaaggcatgtatagaaaacaaataaagaaatgtcatatttgagacaaaacaatagagctaagaagggcaaaagaaaagtacaggaagcaagcattaagactgaaatataaaacacgctacatctaaaaccaaaacaaagtcatgataaagaaatagaaccaaagtatttacataataataatatagggactactgtagagaaaaccaaaccagacgtccaaatttttgtagagcaagatgagatAAGTCacatttgtcctggcaagagagaatatatttaaagaaaaacgtggcgtgaactcatgtgtcttgtctggtcttgcccatagtcaccacgctgggcaggcgggttggagaccgcagggctggctttgttgcacctaagacgctgctgcccgtcttcggcctgtgtatttcaaaaccagtagttggatgattatcccgccatcggtcggcactttcaagttccagggtggtagtggaactgtgtaatcccttagtcacctcttacgatactcacgggaagagagggagtggctatattcttactgccgtaaccacacagcatattttctaattaccgttacattaaatataaaaattttctaattaccatacccataaattttttaagtctcattatctagaaaaccacaattaactgttacatgccaaaataactattgaattcgtatttttgatttgtttcatattttaatgtgtttaagtcaaatcagtgaaaaataaaaaacgtcacggtaattaggcaaagaacgtCGAACTGGAGAATGACCGTTGTATATTTTcactaaataaatcaatatccgcatctttacaaatattattttacgtttttaagACTTTATTCAAAGGAGCGATTATCCTTGTGTTAGAAAATCGATACtcgataattgtatttgctcgcaaacgaaataaaccgacttcaattacatcgacaagtaatacaatgtaggtcgacaaaaaaatagtcaagtaaatacgcattatcaaagattaaaagttgtaatcagatctcgatgaaatttaaatgtgactacatgataaacatcggctttcgattaaattaaaaatcatcaaaatcggtacactcagtaaaaagttatgcggattttcgagagtttcactcgatttctctggaattccatcatccgatcctggtttccttatcatggtaccaaactagggatatctcctttccaacaaataaagaattatcaaaatccgttcctaaacgacgaagttatcccaaaacatacatttaaaaaaaagttatatacggccgaattgagtaacgtcctccttttttgaagtcggttaaaaaaccaaaTCAGTAGTTAAAAAAATCGTTTCTGGTTATTTATCGAGTCTAAACTATGATCAAACAGAAAATTGTTGTCTTGGAATCAGTTGAGTActgaataaaacataataaataaataaatagaaaacatatatataatatgtaaacataaacatatatacacatatataatatgtatttgcatgtatgtgtatgtatgtatttacatatatcaCAGTCAGTCAGTCCCAGTCTAACAATACAGAACCTCAATAAATTATAGTCAATTACTTTCTCAATAAAATTGTACACTTTAAGGGTAACTGACAATTTTTGAATGGAAGATTaactttattacaaataaaaaaagaggaTGCATCCGCATTTTTATGCCAATATAGTATATCACTAGATACTTATAGTGACTTATCCAAGGAGGTCAATAAGTGTGAAATCACACGTTCGTCTAGTATACACATCATTTTTGATGTttgtatacttaatttttttttcttttttttgggaAAACAAACAGTATTACAATGGGTATCAACAACAtcagtatatatacaaaaagtacttatcgtaATACCAACACCGTTTACCACggattacaattatattaagaaatatattactTGTAttgtcatacatacatacatatatttattgcaggtgaatataaaatagaatcACTGACACCCGCCACATTTCCCGGCGCACTGAGGGTGAGTATCATTAAGTGGTTAAGAGTATTAACGCAGAAGGCGTATTACGCCAGCTGCACTACACTATCTTTCTCTTCAAGGAGATGCAGAAAGAATTTGGTCTACATTTATTTTCTcacttacaaaatatatactGTATTTCTGCAGTATTTGAAAGTAATTCTATTATTATAACAgccattttttacaatatatacgTTAGTGAAACAACTGGGCGTTGCACTAgtggttgcggattcgattcccgaaACCATAAACATTTTGTCGTGGTTTTGTCGTTTGTTTTTCGGACTTCGAGAATACAATTCTTATCCTATTACAGGTCATCGATTAAAATtccttttttattgtaatgtaattaaataaagtattgaCGGCTATTCCATTAACAGGTGATGAAGGAGGCATTGTGGAAGGACGAAGCTGTGTCAATAGCTACTAAAGTGAATGAGAATCCTCAAGCAGCTGAAGAGTTGCTCGAATTGTGTGCAGACGCGGCTTTGGATGGTGTTTCACTTGTCGCCGTAGCAGTTAAAACAGGAGAAGTTTGTTCAGCtatgtttaacaaaataaaggtataatattacattcaacctcaatttaaaatttaaatagagaATAGTAGCGTTCGTAACTCAAACTGTTAACGGAATTCTATTATGAACTCACTAAGGCTGCTTTTTTAGTAATAGGTTTTTCACAAGTTCACgtacttttttattaagaatttaaCGCCAATTgtgtagttattttatatattaaaacaggTAAACCATATTTAAATAGGTTAAATGGCCTTCTGAAAAACTATTCTTTGAAATATTCCGAGAAGAGCGTTGTACACAGACTTCATCGCGTGCGCTTGTAGATTTCATGGCCGACGTTGACAGAAGGTGCaatttatttgaattgtaaGTTTACTcttaatcattaaatttatttagattatttaacataatttaaatatcaagAACAAATAGTACTGAATGTGAAAATTCGTGTTGTAATATTAAGTacctatgaaaatatttttaattattacttattaatttattttttgtgtttcgACCGAGGTTGTTATAAGGTATGTATGGCTTATACACACAGTTGACGGTTACCAAGTAGGGCAAATTAATCCCTAAGTTTTAGGTAACATCGGATTGTCGGacgtaatacatacatataaaatatattgcatGACTAGCGGGAATTGAACTTGAACACTGTAAAATGGAACGGAAAGTAGGTTCACCCAGAAGTATTGTTATaatgttttaactgaggtagggcatagcaggaatttcctgctcaaaatatggagcagcccgactggggtagtcactcctcgaccttacagaagatcacagcaaaataatactgttttcaagcagtattgtgttcctgttggtgagtaaggtgaccagagctcctggggggattggggattgtgtcggcaacgcgcttgcgatgcttctggtgttgcaggcgtctataagctacggtaattgcttaccatcaggtgagccgtacgcttgtttgccgacctagtgacataaaaaaaaatttgaactaTAACTAGTAAGGGTGTAAAGGTAACCAAACTTAAACACAGGTAGCTTGCAAGCTAGTATATTTAAACGTCATCACTCGTATTGTGCATCTACGAGATTGTGAGGGCTTACCACAGGGTATCGCTGGTAGGCTTTCAATCTTCCGTTTTTGCTGCTGTCTGTAGCACATATTATTAAAAGTCAATTTCAAAATATGGTTTATTGCCATCTGCAGGCccgtttttatgtattttcaacGATTTAAAACCTTCATAATTTTTCAGGATTATTTAATCATCATTCATTTTGgagctattaaataaaatcttatcaaatgtctttttatttttcgaaaaactttttttttgttctcttTGTCTCATTCTCATGTCCTTTGGCCAAAAATTTCCTGGGAGAGATAGCTCTCTAGTCAAACGACcgctttttgtacattttattttaatatggtttATTTTTTGATACACGATAAAGACATATTTTCATTGTATGATAGTTGAAGAGAGTATTATAACAGTGTTTGTGACTTTCAGATATAACGTCGATTGCAGTTTAGACTTAATGTTCTTAGCAACACTTCAAGAATACAGAAAACAGAAATTGGGCACGCTTCTTCTTCAATATTCAATAGAAGTAGCGAGAAAAGTAAGAGACGGGGCAGTTGTTAGTATAAGTGTTGCAGATCTTGGACCGAAATACTCTCATCTGAAAAAGCCCAAACCCATTGACACATTTCCGAAAATTTGTCAAGCTTTGGTTACAGTAAAGGAAACCCAAAAAATGTtcgaaaaaatgaaatttaatgtgcATTTGACGGTATCTTTCTCCGCACACGTATTTgatggaaaaaaatatactgaacGCTTAGAGGATGAAAATGCAGTTTATCAAGTTACAGCATTACCCTTATATGAATTAGAATATGCATAGTTATgaccattaaaataaattaatattcatatagTCAAACATATCTATgtgtaaaatagtaaaaagtattGTCATTTTTTACAACATTTGACGATTTTATCTTACGACGCCTTTtgcttatttttcaatttattaatgaCATCAGTTATTTGTACCGTGCCCTTTTCTTTCATTTATTGACGAAATTTCTTACTAATTCgcatttaatagttaattatcaTAAAGTTGCAGACACGATATCTCGATCACAAATACTAAGGTTTTCTATGAACTTAAAAAGAAGTCTCAacttacagtttaaaaaaagaaatgtatgaAAAGCTTATCGCGGGATTTACCTTTGTACTTAAACAAGGCAATCAAATAACTTGATTTAATAGACAATAGATCAAACCAGATTAAATACCATCACTTAAATCTCGCGATTAGcgtttatatcatataaattgtgtattaACCTTgtatgttgatagtaaaagttataaaggaaatatttattttattattttaaggcatttaaaataaaaggtctttaaaaaaaggtatttagttttattttcattttagttttataatatctagCTCGTCTTCAGAATAATTCAAGCGCcaagtaaacaattttttattttattgtttttcctTGACAGTATTCATCTTACATAGTAACAATAGT
Proteins encoded:
- the LOC123659884 gene encoding uncharacterized protein LOC123659884, with the protein product MAGYSSGHGNDEAEGARNQRVMGDCHPTHLETLNGREYKIESLTPATFPGALRVMKEALWKDEAVSIATKVNENPQAAEELLELCADAALDGVSLVAVAVKTGEVCSAMFNKIKVKWPSEKLFFEIFREERCTQTSSRALVDFMADVDRRCNLFELYNVDCSLDLMFLATLQEYRKQKLGTLLLQYSIEVARKVRDGAVVSISVADLGPKYSHLKKPKPIDTFPKICQALVTVKETQKMFEKMKFNVHLTVSFSAHVFDGKKYTERLEDENAVYQVTALPLYELEYA